From a single Candidatus Eisenbacteria bacterium genomic region:
- a CDS encoding PHP domain-containing protein, with amino-acid sequence MKPRPPRMTGGRRVDLHAHTFFSDGLLSPEALVERARERRLAALAVTDHDTLEAIPRARVAAGTSLELVPGIELSAHADGTDLHILGYYLDPSHPRLRERLERFQDERRERAVGILRRLEALGLPLDPDDVFDTAGPGVVGRPHVAGAMLRAGHVTSIDEAFQRYLGPHGSAYVQRPSFRPEEAIDLVHESDGVSVLAHPGSALADPVIERLVARGLRGIEIWHPAHGVATVRRYRALARRFRLVETGGSDFHGHARGTDLGSQGVPTAVLDALKQAAGVTG; translated from the coding sequence GTGAAGCCGCGGCCGCCCCGCATGACGGGCGGCCGGCGGGTCGATCTCCACGCGCACACTTTCTTCAGTGACGGGCTGCTGTCGCCCGAGGCACTGGTGGAGCGTGCTCGTGAACGTCGCCTGGCGGCCCTCGCGGTCACCGACCACGACACGCTCGAAGCGATCCCGCGCGCTCGCGTGGCGGCCGGAACCTCGCTCGAACTGGTGCCCGGGATCGAGTTGTCGGCTCACGCCGACGGCACCGACCTTCACATCCTCGGCTACTACCTCGATCCTTCGCATCCGCGCCTGCGCGAACGACTCGAGCGATTCCAGGACGAGCGGCGCGAACGCGCGGTCGGAATCCTGCGACGCCTCGAGGCACTCGGACTGCCGCTCGATCCCGACGATGTCTTCGATACCGCTGGTCCCGGCGTGGTGGGCCGGCCGCACGTGGCGGGAGCGATGCTGCGCGCCGGACACGTGACCAGCATCGACGAGGCGTTCCAGCGCTACCTCGGCCCGCACGGCTCAGCGTATGTGCAGCGTCCCTCGTTCCGACCCGAGGAAGCGATCGATCTGGTGCACGAAAGCGATGGAGTCAGCGTGCTCGCGCATCCCGGTTCCGCACTGGCGGATCCGGTGATCGAGCGGCTCGTCGCGCGCGGACTGCGCGGCATCGAGATCTGGCATCCGGCGCATGGCGTGGCCACGGTGCGCCGCTACCGGGCACTCGCGCGTCGCTTCCGGCTGGTGGAGACCGGTGGCTCGGACTTCCACGGGCACGCGCGAGGCACCGATCTCGGCAGTCAGGGCGTACCGACCGCGGTGCTGGACGCGCTCAAGCAGGCCGCCGGCGTCACCGGCTGA